The proteins below come from a single Corvus hawaiiensis isolate bCorHaw1 chromosome 20, bCorHaw1.pri.cur, whole genome shotgun sequence genomic window:
- the GAS2L2 gene encoding GAS2-like protein 2: MWGAAGTGPRSIRPYQSSEQYLYAMKEDLAEWLKELYDLDIEVGTFVEVLETGAVLCSHANHVTQVAGEFARACPSVARHLHLPTAGVTCNLTAQPGTFQARDNVSNFIQWCRKEMDIKDVLMFETEDLVLRKNEKNFVLCLLELARHASRFGMRVPTLVQMEEEIEEELQQELDLPPTGTTLPRPPRKPRDLNNLDQMVQQLVSRCTCPVQFPMIKISEGKYRVGDSDTLIFVRILREHIMVRVGGGWDTLEHYLDKHDPCRCTSLSHKQAWKARSPQQQVQHEVRLCPAPKAAARSPQPALLVSRSQSPLPPVTWGLRVPPGSRSPATPSPEGSGRQPGASLHQEPAQPRRVPSGRMREPPPAVPLVRQPPPSRSPARSSSPGHRARGRAPTPPRLSFPNGAGVPRAPQGTSPGKTPPVAPARGRSAAPSPRTVPAPPRSTQQGGKSSVVAARPQEAGTPTTVTPRAPSPLKVHAPSPLKVCAASSHRDAPGDPQSPREGRQAALGRGRQPSPRNSSSQAPTLDSSVKPPIKASPASSRPPTPLAHPAEGCKVCAAGEGPQGTRQCHPAPSPRAAAAEGPRAPADEGGGACGPGNGAAGLRGCCGNPQPLGYDRVVEELSRGWQPLRPVGMGSQVPKTPARAAPDPGEAEGPGVGDQTPRGPRANNVTKPRRCLKKPERVPSIYKLKLRPKVRPRRDHRPGKRPSRIPTPLGHRPPVPRGQHRPPGPPRAPQTGSTRPTAKPSLGDSGAWLTEDDEESWV; encoded by the exons ATGTGGGGGGCAGCAGGCACGGGGCCGCGGAGCATCCGTCCCTACCAGTCCAGCGAGCAGTACCTGTACGCCATGAAGGAGGACCTGGCAGAGTGGCTGAAGGAGCTCTATGACCTTGACATCGAGGTGGGCACCTTCGTGGAGGTGCTGGAGACGGGGGCTGTGCTTTGCTCCCACGCCAACCACGTCACGCAGGTGGCCGGGGAGTTCGCCCGCGCCTGCCCCAGCGTGGCCCGGCACCTCCACCTGCCCACTGCCGGAGTCACCTGCAAcctcacagcacagccaggcacctTCCAGGCCAGGGATAATGTCTCCAACTTCATCCAGTGGTGCAGGAAGGAGATGGATATCAAAG atGTCCTGATGTTCGAGACAGAGGACCTGGTGCTGAGGAAGAACGAGAAGAACTTCGTGCTgtgcctgctggagctggcacgCCACGCTTCCCGCTTCGGAATGCGCGTCCCGACCCTGGTGCAGATGGAGGAGGAGATCGAGGAGgagctccagcaggagctggacctGCCTCCCACCGGCACCACCCTGCCCCGGCCCCCCAGGAAACCACGGGACCTCAACAACCTCGACCAGATG GTCCAGCAGCTGGTGAGCCGCTGTACCTGCCCCGTCCAGTTCCCCATGATCAagatctctgaagggaaatATCGTGTGGGGGACTCTGACACCCTCATCTTTGTCCGG ATCCTGCGGGAGCACATCATGGTGCGGGTCGGGGGCGGCTGGGACACGCTGGAGCACTACCTGGACAAGCACGACCCGTGTCGCTGCACCTCGCTCT CTCACAAACAAGCCTGGAAAGCCCGGAGCCCGCAGCAGCAAGTGCAGCACGAGGTCCGGCTGTGCCCGgccccgaaggcggccgcccgcagcccccAGCCCGCGCTGCTGGTCAGCCGCTCCCAGAGCCCCCTGCCCCCCGTCACCTGGGGGCTCCGTGTCCCCCCCGGCTCCCGgtcccctgccaccccctcGCCAGAGGGCTCCGGTCGTCAGCCGGGTGCCAGCCTTCACCAGGAGCCAGCGCAGCCCCGGAGAGTCCCTTCGGGCAG GATGCGGGAGCCGCCACCCGCTGTCCCTTTGGTCAGGCAGCCGCCACCATCCCGGTCACCCGCTCGATCCAGCTCCCCTGGGCACAGAGCGAGGGGCCGGGCACCCACCCCGCCCCGGCTGAGCTTCCCGAACGGCGCGGGGGTCCCCAGGGCACCACAAGGGACCAGCCCAGGGAAAACCCCCCCTGTGGCACCGGCACGGGGCAGGTCCGCAGCACCCAGCCCGCGGACAGTGCCAGCACCGCCAAGAAGCACCCAGCAAGGAGGAAAATCATCTGTGGTGGCTGCCAGGCCACAGGAAGCGGGGACACCCACCACAGTGACACCCCGAGCCCCCAGTCCCCTAAAGGTCCATGCCCCCAGTCCCCTAAAGGTCTGCGCCGCCTCCTCGCACCGGGATGCCCCGGGAGACCCACAGAGCCCACGGGAAGGGAGACAGGCAGCCCTTGGCCGGGGCCGACAGCCCTCACCTCGAAATTCCTCCAGCCAAGCCCCGACACTGGACAGCAGCGTTAAACCCCCCATCAAAGCCAGCCCGGCCTCCTCCCGGCCCCCCACCCCTCTGGCCCATCCTGCAGAGGGGTGCAAGGTCTGCGCTGCAGGGGAGGGTCCCCAGGGGACACGGCAGTGCCACCCAGCCCCGAGCCCGAGGGCTGCGGCTGCTGAGGGACCTCGGGCGCCAGCGGATGAGGGCGGGGGAGCCTGCGGCCCTGGCAATGGGGCTGCGGGGCTCCGGGGCTGCTGTGGGAacccgcagcccctcggctatGACAGGGTGGTGGAGGAGCTCTCCCGCGGGTGGCAGCCCCTGCGCCCTGTGGGGATGGGGAGCCAGGTCCCCAAAACACCCGCACGAGCTGCCCCAGACCcgggggaggcagaggggccGGGCGTGGGGGACCAGACCCCGCGGGGACCCAGGGCGAACAATGTCACCAAGCCCCGACGGTGCCTGAAGAAGCCCGAGCGTGTGCCCTCCATCTACAAGCTGAAGCTGCGGCCCAAGGTGCGTCCCCGGCGGGACCACAGGCCGGGCAAGCGCCCCTCGCGCATCCCCACCCCGCTGGGGCATCGCCCCCCTGTCCCCCGGGGCCAGCACCGGCCCCCGGGGCCACCCCGAGCCCCCCAGACCGGCAGCACACGTCCCACGGCCAAGCCCTCCCTGGGTGACAGCGGCGCCTGGCTGACGGAGGATGATGAGGAGTCGTGGGTCTGA
- the MMP28 gene encoding matrix metalloproteinase-28 isoform X2, which translates to MALPRCGTDDGKSRAAGARRASPAWRRRRTAQHGGRWYKRHLTYRVVNWPSYLPQHEVRLAVRAAFELWSNVSSLVFWEAQDGPADIRLTFFHGDHNDGLNNAFDGPGGALAHAFFPRRGEAHFDSAERWSLHSGKGRNLFIVVAHEVGHTLGLEHSPVKSALMSPYYKKLSKDFVLSWDDILAIQNLYGKPSKGLAIQLPGKVFTHFQDWNTDFYDRDRQQRSLSTYYCHSFFDAITADGDHNLYIFKGSHYWVVSASGNASDPRPLQPRWPGLPAGIDACAWSQLSGKFYFFKGGRCWCYAGSKLEAGFPRKCSALGLPRHPDTALYFQQLRRLVLFKGPKYFVVSEEPLGVEPYYPRSLRDWAGLPPGTAGAVPHRHGSVYFFRDDQYWEFDQAKLQVVATGKWATQLAWMGCWDANSEQVLF; encoded by the exons ATGGCTCTGCCGAGGTGCGGCACCGACGACGGGAAGAGCCGCGCTGCCGGGGCACGCCGGGCATCGCCCGCCTGGCGCCGCAGGCGCACGGCACAGCACG GTGGGCGGTGGTACAAGCGGCACCTGACGTACCGCGTGGTGAACTGGCCGTCCTACCTGCCCCAGCACGAGGTGCGCCTGGCTGTGAGAGCCGCCTTCGAGCTCTGGAGCAACGTGTCCTCCCTGGTGTTCTGGGAGGCGCAGGATGGCCCAGCTGACATCCGCCTGACCTTCTTCCACGGCGACCACAACGATGGACTCAACAACGCCTTCGATGGGCCAG GAGGTGCCCTGGCTCATGCCTTCTTCCCCCGGCGAGGAGAAGCCCACTTTGACAGCGCCGAGCGCTGGTCCCTGCACAGTGGCAAAGGGCGCAACCTCTTCATCGTGGTGGCCCACGAGGTCGGGCACAcgctggggctggagcactcGCCTGTCAAGAGCGCCCTGATGTCTCCCTACTACAAGAAGCTCAGCAAGGATTTTGTCCTCAGCTGGGATGACATCTTGGCCATCCAGAACTTGTATG ggaaGCCCTCCAAGGGCTTGGCTATCCAGCTCCCAGGAAAGGTCTTCACTCACTTCCAGGACTGGAACACGGACTTTTATGACAGGGACCGACAGCAGAGGAGCCTCAGCACCTATTACTGCCACTCCTTCTTCGACGCCATAACCGCCG ATGGGGATCACAACCTCTACATCTTCAAGGGCAGCCACTACTGGGTGGTGTCAGCGAGTGGCAACGCCAGTGACCCGCGGCCGCTGCAGCCGCGCTGGCCCGGCCTCCCCGCCGGCATCGACGCCTGCGCCTGGTCCCAGCTCAGCGGAAAGTTCTACTTCTTCAAAG GCGGCCGCTGCTGGTGCTACGCGGGCTCCAAGCTGGAGGCAGGATTTCCCCGAAAATGCAGCGCCCTCGGGCTCCCTCGGCACCCGGACACCGCGCTCTACTTCCAGCAGCTCCGGCGCCTTGTCCTCTTCAAGGGCCCCAAGTACTTCGTGGTGAGCGAGGAGCCCCTGGGCGTGGAGCCCTACTACCCCCGCAGCCTGCGGGACTGGGCAGGGCTGCCCCCGGGCACGGCCGGGGCCGTCCCCCACCGCCACGGCTCCGTCTACTTCTTTCGGGATGACCAGTACTGGGAATTTGACCAGGCTAAGCTGCAAGTGGTGGCCACTGGCAAATGGGCCACGCAGCTCGCCTGGATGGGCTGCTGGGACGCCAACAGTGAGCAGGTCCTTTTCTGA
- the MMP28 gene encoding matrix metalloproteinase-28 isoform X1, whose protein sequence is MAGPLRAALALGLLAAARPAPAAGQRRQAELFLEKYGYFSEQGAGTHSPAEFTEALRDFQRVTHLPLSGVLDAPTLHQMALPRCGTDDGKSRAAGARRASPAWRRRRTAQHGGRWYKRHLTYRVVNWPSYLPQHEVRLAVRAAFELWSNVSSLVFWEAQDGPADIRLTFFHGDHNDGLNNAFDGPGGALAHAFFPRRGEAHFDSAERWSLHSGKGRNLFIVVAHEVGHTLGLEHSPVKSALMSPYYKKLSKDFVLSWDDILAIQNLYGKPSKGLAIQLPGKVFTHFQDWNTDFYDRDRQQRSLSTYYCHSFFDAITADGDHNLYIFKGSHYWVVSASGNASDPRPLQPRWPGLPAGIDACAWSQLSGKFYFFKGGRCWCYAGSKLEAGFPRKCSALGLPRHPDTALYFQQLRRLVLFKGPKYFVVSEEPLGVEPYYPRSLRDWAGLPPGTAGAVPHRHGSVYFFRDDQYWEFDQAKLQVVATGKWATQLAWMGCWDANSEQVLF, encoded by the exons ATGGCAGGACCGCTGCGGGCCGCcctggcgctggggctgctggcGGCCGCTCGGCCCGCACCGgccgcggggcagcggcggcaggCAGAG ctcttcctggAGAAATATGGCTACTTTAGCGAGCAGGGGGCCGGCACGCACAGCCCCGCCGAGTTCACCGAGGCGCTGAG ggATTTCCAGCGGGTGACCCACCTCCCGCTCAGCGGGGTGCTGGATGCCCCCACCCTCCATCAGATGGCTCTGCCGAGGTGCGGCACCGACGACGGGAAGAGCCGCGCTGCCGGGGCACGCCGGGCATCGCCCGCCTGGCGCCGCAGGCGCACGGCACAGCACG GTGGGCGGTGGTACAAGCGGCACCTGACGTACCGCGTGGTGAACTGGCCGTCCTACCTGCCCCAGCACGAGGTGCGCCTGGCTGTGAGAGCCGCCTTCGAGCTCTGGAGCAACGTGTCCTCCCTGGTGTTCTGGGAGGCGCAGGATGGCCCAGCTGACATCCGCCTGACCTTCTTCCACGGCGACCACAACGATGGACTCAACAACGCCTTCGATGGGCCAG GAGGTGCCCTGGCTCATGCCTTCTTCCCCCGGCGAGGAGAAGCCCACTTTGACAGCGCCGAGCGCTGGTCCCTGCACAGTGGCAAAGGGCGCAACCTCTTCATCGTGGTGGCCCACGAGGTCGGGCACAcgctggggctggagcactcGCCTGTCAAGAGCGCCCTGATGTCTCCCTACTACAAGAAGCTCAGCAAGGATTTTGTCCTCAGCTGGGATGACATCTTGGCCATCCAGAACTTGTATG ggaaGCCCTCCAAGGGCTTGGCTATCCAGCTCCCAGGAAAGGTCTTCACTCACTTCCAGGACTGGAACACGGACTTTTATGACAGGGACCGACAGCAGAGGAGCCTCAGCACCTATTACTGCCACTCCTTCTTCGACGCCATAACCGCCG ATGGGGATCACAACCTCTACATCTTCAAGGGCAGCCACTACTGGGTGGTGTCAGCGAGTGGCAACGCCAGTGACCCGCGGCCGCTGCAGCCGCGCTGGCCCGGCCTCCCCGCCGGCATCGACGCCTGCGCCTGGTCCCAGCTCAGCGGAAAGTTCTACTTCTTCAAAG GCGGCCGCTGCTGGTGCTACGCGGGCTCCAAGCTGGAGGCAGGATTTCCCCGAAAATGCAGCGCCCTCGGGCTCCCTCGGCACCCGGACACCGCGCTCTACTTCCAGCAGCTCCGGCGCCTTGTCCTCTTCAAGGGCCCCAAGTACTTCGTGGTGAGCGAGGAGCCCCTGGGCGTGGAGCCCTACTACCCCCGCAGCCTGCGGGACTGGGCAGGGCTGCCCCCGGGCACGGCCGGGGCCGTCCCCCACCGCCACGGCTCCGTCTACTTCTTTCGGGATGACCAGTACTGGGAATTTGACCAGGCTAAGCTGCAAGTGGTGGCCACTGGCAAATGGGCCACGCAGCTCGCCTGGATGGGCTGCTGGGACGCCAACAGTGAGCAGGTCCTTTTCTGA